TTGCCCAGGTCGACTGCAAAGTTAACCTTAATCAGTGCTAGTGTTGGTGTTTTGATTGGAGCTGGCTATGGAGGATAtacacattataaaataaatatgaaaaaggcATCTCCCTCTGTTGAGAACGAGGAATATGCGTTTTAAAAGATGCCCCAAAATATGAAGCTCACTATAAGGTACATTTTACGTAATATTATCTATTTTCCTTTTATTCCTTTAACGTACTTGAAAGCAATCAAatgttaacaatttttttataacagaCAAATTCCTAGTGTTAAGAAAATCGTAAAAACCAGTTCAACCcctattttcaaaatggcggccgTGGGACAAGGGTGGCGACCCCACAAACTTGGTTTTAGCTTTCCACTGACCCCCCTacacatcaaaaaaataaaattgcgtcctctaaaaaacAACCCCATATGTAACTTTTCAATGGACTAACCCAAAAAGTTCTTAAAAATATTGACCGTGTACACGACGCCGCACTCGCGCTGCAAATACCTGTACACAGGCTAAAAATGCATCAGCGCCGCACCGTACTCGCACCGACGCCGCAATTTTTTAATGTGCAAATTCTAAGCACTGTTCACACTTCATCACTGTCGAGCACGGAACTATACATAtgcacataaatatatatatatatatatatataatatatatatatatatatacacagaattattcaattaacgtttattttttaactgtttttttttatgaataaggaacttaagataacttatcctaataactatacaaatcatgcccacatgaAATGGTggatactggctgcatttccgcaatGGACAGTCAGGCTAATCCTTTGCgctaaaaatgagccagcccacCGTctatcaccagtcgaggcaactagccaaGCCTTAAGAGTTAAGGGGATGTAgaatagggatagggaagaagtgcacataagtcataGTGAAGCTTGACTGGGGCTGctagtttatataaaatttggaATTGGAATTTGCAATGGAATGAATGATAAATAATTGGATCATTTTATAGAATCAGTTTTCAGTTTCTGACATAAAAGCTGTTATTCTAATTAAATTCAAGACCTTTTCGAGACAAGAGCAGGGtttgcaaaattttaaattcattgttaagaaagaagaaaagtaAAAATTCATCTTATTTTTAGGTGATTAAAGAATCAGACACAAGCAACTTACAGCTAGTACTGTTCCAATATCAAACTTGCCCGTTTTGCTGCAAGGTTCGTGCATATCTTGATGCTCGTGGTATAAGCTATGAAATTGTTGAAGTTGATGCAGTCCTACGCCAAGCAGTGAAATGGTCGGCTTACAAGAAAGTACCTATATTGTTAGCCAAAGTAGATGGTGGATATCAGGTATACAGTCactattgtaattaatttaattcacagtcacataaaaaaacaaattcgagTTAATCTTTTACAACAAGAAAGAATCCCTTGGTTCCTATCTTAATGAAAATCAAATCTATATATACAGTGAAGATATTTATTTAGCTATAAAATactactaaaattaatttaatttccttTTTATGAGCTACAAAAACCGTATTACCAAAGTTTCATCAAGATCAATGTAATACATATTGTATAGATTACTTCACCTCAATAATAGGAGTTAACAATCACAAAacttttagttaattcatttatattaagtaaaaattttttaatgtgtTCATATTTTGCGTCATATCATATTAGACCTGTATTTTATAGCAACTACTTGACAGCACAGCCATTATATCAGTGCTGGAAACATATATGATGGATAAGTCATATCAATTACGagatttaataaagttttatccGATGACTCGTTTTGTGGATGACACTGGAAAAATTACAAGTGACgtgacaaataaatattttatcatgcACAACAGTGCTGTACCTGATGAAAAACAACGCATCATTGAAGCGTAAGTGTTTTGG
This genomic interval from Bicyclus anynana chromosome Z, ilBicAnyn1.1, whole genome shotgun sequence contains the following:
- the LOC112057818 gene encoding LOW QUALITY PROTEIN: prostaglandin E synthase 2 (The sequence of the model RefSeq protein was modified relative to this genomic sequence to represent the inferred CDS: inserted 1 base in 1 codon; deleted 2 bases in 1 codon); translation: MWRPTFTILRKVVFPSIKENTSLTKLFYSTKAAPRSTAKLTLISASVGVLIGAGYGGYTHYKINMKKASPSVENEEYAFXKDAPKYEAHYKVIKESDTSNLQLVLFQYQTCPFCCKVRAYLDARGISYEIVEVDAVLRQAVKWSAYKKVPILLAKVDGGYQQLLDSTAIISVLETYMMDKSYQLRDLIKFYPMTRFVDDTGKITSDVTNKYFIMHNSAVPDEKQRIIEAEERQWRQWADRVLVHTLSPNVYRTPTESLETFKWFEEAGGWKRSFPAWECAVMVYVGAAAMWVIGKRLKKRHNIKDDVRQSLYDAANDWVNVINKKGTQFLGGKKPNLADISVYGILSSIEGCQAFQDLRDNTDIGKWFDDMKASMNESRGKLVAL